ATGGCGTCTTTGTGGATTTCAAGGGTGTCGGTACCATATTCCAGGTCGTAGGTCTTGCTGAAGGTTTCAGAAGGCAGTTTGCCCGGTTTACGGACCAGTACGACCCCGGCACCCAGGCGGTACGCCAAGGCTGCGCCAATCAGGAATCCCCGCGCCTCAACACCCACCACCTTGTCGATCCTTTGGCCGATGTAGCGATTGGCGATCATGTCAATCATCCGGGTAAAGGACTTCGCATCTTGCAACAGGGTGGTGATGTCTTTGAAAATGATCCCCTTTTTGGGGAAATCAGGGATGTCGCGAATGGTAAGTTTAAGATCTTCCATGGGAGTAATCTCCTTGTTTCTATTTCGATGATTTGGCCAGGGCCTTTAGTTTTTCGAGTGATTTTGCCTCGATCTGGCGAATCCTTTCACGGGTAACGCCGAAACTCTGGCCGATGGTGTCCAGAGTCTGGGGGTCCCGGTCATCAAGGCCAAAGCGGAGCCCCAGAATGGTGCGTTCGTTCTCGCTCAGCTGATCAAAATGCTCGGCTATCAGCTCATAGCGATCAATGTTTTCAAGCAGATCGGCGGGTGAAACCGCATTGGTGTCTTCGATGGTGTCCACCAGGAAAAAGTCGTTGCCCTCACCAATCGGCACATCCATGGAACAGGTCCGCCGCAGCAGGATCATCAGTTTGCGGATATGCAGCGGCTTGATCTGCATGGCATCCGCCAGTTCCTGAACAGACGGTTCTCTGTGCAGCTCCTGCGAAAGCTGGCGCGATACCTTAAGCATGCGACTTATATCGTCAGAGACATGGACCGGAAGCCTGATAGTTCTAGACTGATTTACCAGGGCGCGTTCGATTGATTGACGGATCCACCAGGTTGCGTAGGTTGAAAAGCGGCATTCCTTTTCTAGGGAGAACCGTTCGACCGCCTTCATCAGGCCCAGGTTGCCTTCTTCAATCAGGTCAAGGAACGGCAGACCGCGATTCAGGTAGCGCTTGGCAATCTTGACCACCAGCCGCAGGTTGGCCTCAATCATCTGGTTGCGGGCCGCTTTGTCTCCCTGTTCAACCCGACGGGCCAGTTCCTTCTCGGCTTCTGCGTTCAACAAGGGGGTACGCTGGATATCCCGCAGGTAGATCTTGACCGGATCATCAAGGGGAATCTGTTCCACCAGGGCCGGCAGGTCGTCAACTTCAAGTGTGGTGTCTTCTTCCGCTTCAATGGCGGCAACAAAGTCAACCGGCGGTTCCTGTTCGTCATCCAGACCTGGTGCATCCAGAAACGGCTCCTGGCGGGGCGTGTCAAGCGACATGAAACCTCCTCAACTGTTGAGCTGCCAGCCCTGTTGGCCAATCAACGGGACAAAGCGGCAGCCGATACCGGTTTCCTGGGTCAGGGTTCCGTCGGCTGCCTTGCGAATCCGAAGCAGGGTCTGGTTCGATTCGTCACCGACCGGTATGACCAGCCGGCCTCCCGGCGCCAGTTGGGCCGCCAGGGTTTCCGGAACTGCGGGGGCACCGGCAGTGACCAGAATGGCGTCAAAGGGGCCCTCCTCCGGCCACCCAAGGGTGCCGTCACCCACTTTGATGTTGACGTTCAGCAGGTGCAGCGTGTCAAGCACCTTGCGGGCCTGCATGGCCAGGGGGCGGATCCGCTCAATGGTCCAGACCCGCCTGACCAGGCTTGCCAGGATGGCAGTCTGATAGCCGGAACCGGTACCGATCTCAAGTACATGATCATTTCCGGTCAGCTCCAGCAGATCGGTCATCAGTGCGACAATGTAGGGTTGTGAAATGGTTTGCTTTTCGCCGATCGGCAACGGGCCGTCACTGTAGGCCTGAACCGCCATGGCTTCCTGCACGAACAGGTGGCGGGGAACCTTCTGAAAGACTTCAAGCAGACGAGGGGTGGTAATGCCGCGGCCAACGATCTGTTCCTGCACCATTCGTTTGCGGGCGATGTCAAAATTTACCAAAACAGGCTCCCCGGCGGAAGATAATCGGCGGCACGATACCAGAGTAGCCCGCGTATGTCCAGCATCAGGCGAGTTGCCATTGCTTCAGGGCCTCCAGAGCCCGGTGATTGGTAAGGTCCAGATGCAGCGGGGTGAGGGAGGGGTGTCCCTTGCCAACGGCGTTGTAGTCGGTCCCTTCGTCATCTATAAAGCTGGGTTCTTCGCTGCCGATCCAGTAATATTTGCGGCCTCGAGGGTCGATCTTGTCCACGATCTTGCCCACAAAGGAACGTTTGCCCTGGCGGGTGATCAGCGGAGTCTTGATCTCTGCAAAAGGCAGGTTGGGGATATTCAGGTTGAGAAAGGTGTCGGCCGGTAGTCCCTGCCGGATCATTGCACGGCAGACCTGCAGCGCTATTTTGGCGGCATCGGGGAAATATTCGGTGGCGCCGTAGGTAGCCAGCGACACCGCCAGTGACGGTATGCCCATCAGGTTGGCTTCCATGGCTGCTGCCACGGTGCCGGAGTAGGTCACGTCATCCCCCATATTGCTGCCATGATTGATGCCGGAGACCACCAGGTCTGGCGGGGAAGGAAGCAGGCTGTGCAGGCCCATGTTGACACAGTCGGTGGGGGTGCCGTCCACGGCAAACCAGCCTTGACGCAACTCAAAGACCCGCAGGGGAGCGTGCAGGGTCAGGGAATGCCCGGTAGCACTGCGCTCGCGGTCCGGCGCCACCACCGTAACATCGCCCAGTTCTGCCAGTGCGTCAGCCAGGGCCTTGATGCCTGGTGCTCCGATGCCATCATCGTTGGTGACCATAATCTGCATTGCTGTACCGTCCATGGTGCTTATTCCAATTCCATTTCAAGGCGCTATCTTCGTTGGCTCGTCATTGGCTCCTCAACGTACTGCGTGTACGCCTGCGTCGCCAATCTCCTCGCCGTCTTGCTATCATCCTTGGAATTACAGGATTGATGAGGCCCGTTTATGGCAGAAAAAACCCATGAAATCAAGGGTTCTGCTGGCGCTTTTTAGGTTTACAAACGCATTCCAAGCAGGTAGATTAGCCCCTCGCATTTTTCAAACACTATCTCATTTGGGAGGGGTTCCTATGAAGGCAGTCTTGATGGACGGTTTTGGCGGGGTTGAGGTGTTGAAGCTGGGAGAGGCTGAAAAGCCGGTTCCTGCTGAAGGTCAGGTGCTGGTCAAGGTAATTGCCACCACCATTAACCGTCCTGATCTGGTGCAGCGTGAAGGCAAGTACCCGCCACCTCCCGGTGATTCTGAAATTCTCGGTCTTGAAGTGGCGGGCACCATTGAAGAACTGGGTCCCGGCGTGGAGGGCTGGCAGGTCGGTCAGCGGGTTATGTCGCTGGTGGGCGGCGGAGCCTGTGCCGAGTATGCCGTGGCCTATGCCAGTCACCTGATGCCGATTCCGGAGTCCATGTCCTTTGAAGAGGCTGCCTGCGTCTGTGAATCCTACATCACCGCCTTTTCCAATCTATTCATGATCGGTGGTCTGAAGGACAAGAACACCGTCATCATCCACGGCGGCGGCGGGGGTGTCAACATGGCCGGCGTACAGCTCTGCAAGGCGCTGGTGCCGGAGACCAAGATCATTGTCACCTCGCACCCCAGTAAGATTGAACGGGTCAAGGCGATGGGGGTTGACCTGGTGGTTGACTTCACCACCACCCCTGATTTTTCAGAGGCGGTCAAGGAGTTCACCAACAAGAAAGGTGCGGATGTGATCCTGGACCATGTCGGCGCCAAGTATCTGGCTCCGAATATGGCCTCGCTGGGCTATGCCGGCCGTCTGGTGATCATTGGTATCATCAGCGGTATCAAGGCAGAGCTGAACCTGGCCCTGATGATGGTCAAGCGTCAGCAGATCATCGGTTCGGTGCTGCGTTCCCGCCCGGTCAAGGATAAGGCTGCCATTGTGGCTGAATTCACCAAGACCGCCCTGCCCAAGTTTGCCGACCGCACCATTGTTCCGATCATTGAAAAGGTCTTCAGCATTGATGAGGTGGTTGAGGCGCACCGGATGATGGAAGAGGATAAGCATTTCGGCAAGATAGTGCTGAAGATCCAGTAAAACTACTGCGGAGGCTGTCTGCTGCGTAACGCGATACCTGCTGCAGGCAGCTCCGTGGTGAGCGAGGGTCTATGCCCCAACCGTTGAAGAACTATCACCGCCTGCTGGACAAGGTGGATCAACTCTGTGAGGGTATCACCACACTACTGGGTGATGCCCTCACCTGCCACGCCGGCTGTTCTTCCTGCTGCATCAGTATCTCGGTTTTTCCCGTGGAGGCTGCGGCATTGATAGAGGCTGCCGGGCAGCTGCCGCCGGAGCAGTATCAGCAGCTGAAACAGCAGTTGTCCAACCCTCGGGACGAGGATCGCTGTCCGCTTCTCCTTGACGATCGTTGCCTGCTGTACCAGGCCCGTCCGATTATCTGCCGCACCCATGGATTGCCGATCCTGATCACTGAAGAAACAGGCCGCCGGGTGGATGTCTGTCCGCTTAACTGTACAGGGATGGAGCGGATACCGGGTGGCGCCCTGATTGACCTGGAACGCCTTAACTCACTGCTGGTCTCCGTTAATGTACTCTACCTGCGCGAATTCGGCATTAAGCTGCCGGATCGCATCCCCCTTGCCTCCCTTGGAGAAATGTTGCCGTGACCAGAATCAGCCTTAAAAAGAACGAAGACCGCCGGATCAAGGCTGGACACCCCTGGGTGTTCAGTAACGAAATCGGGCGGATTGAAGGTGCCCCGGAACCGGGTGTTGCCTGCGAACTGTTTGACGTCAGTGGTACCTATATCGGCACCGGCTACCATAACCCCCACTCCCTGATTTCTGTCCGTCTGCTTTCCCGGAAGCAGGATGATATTGACTCGGTTGGTTTCTTTGAACAACGGATTGCTGCGGCCCTGGCCCATCGTCGCAGCCTCTATCCCCGGATGGAGACCTTCCGGTTGATCTATGGCGAGTCTGATTTTCTGCCCGGTCTGGTTGTGGACAAGTACGGCGATTACCTATCGTTACAGCTGCTGTCTGCCGGTATGGACAGACGGCGTGGCCTGATTCTTGAGGCGCTGCAGCGTCTGTTGTCCCCCAAGGGGATCATTGCCCGTAATGATGTGGCGGTGCGTACCATGGAAGGGATGACAGAAGAGGTAGAGCTGCTGCAGGGGACCATCCCGGATGCTGTTCTGATGCAGGAAAATGGTCTGACCTTTGAGGTGGATCTGCGTAATGGCCAGAAGACCGGTGGTTTTCTGGATCAGAAGGAAAACCACCTGCTGCTGCAGGCGATCTCTAAAGATACAGATGTGCTGGACTGCTTCTGCTACAGCGGCAGCTGGGCAGCCCACGCCGGTTTCTTTGGGGCCAGATCCGTGCTGGGTCTGGATATATCTGAACGTGCCGTTGCCCTGGCAGGCAGAAATGCGGCCTTAAACGGTCTGTCGGATCGGGTCAGCTTTGAGGAGTGCGATGCCTTTGATCGGCTGCGTTCACTCAAGCTGGAAGGACGCAGCTTTGGCGTGGTGGTTATGGACCCGCCTGCCTTTGTCAAAAACCGCAAAAACCTGGCCGAGGCCACCAAAGGATATATCACCATTAACCGCCGCGCTCTGGAACTGCTGGAACCGGGCGGCTACCTGATCAGCTGCTCCTGTTCCTACCATATGGGACGGGAGCCGTTCCGCGAGATGCTGGCCACCGCTGCCCGTCAGGCCAAGCGGGAGGTGCGGCTGGTAACGGCCCGCTCGCAGGCCCCGGATCATCCGGTTTTGCTGAACTTCCCGGAGTCTGAGTATCTCAAGTGTTTAGTATTGCAGGTGGTTTAGGCTGATAGCACGCGGATAACGCGGATTGAGCTGATTGACGCAGATTAAAACCTGAAACACCAGCAGAAGTCGTATCCGTGAAAGAAAATAAATAGACCTATAAAAGCAGTTGTCCACGAAGAGCACGAAGATACACCAAGAAAAACGAATTGTTTAAGCCAAAGCTGCAATC
Above is a window of Trichlorobacter lovleyi SZ DNA encoding:
- a CDS encoding class I SAM-dependent rRNA methyltransferase; this encodes MTRISLKKNEDRRIKAGHPWVFSNEIGRIEGAPEPGVACELFDVSGTYIGTGYHNPHSLISVRLLSRKQDDIDSVGFFEQRIAAALAHRRSLYPRMETFRLIYGESDFLPGLVVDKYGDYLSLQLLSAGMDRRRGLILEALQRLLSPKGIIARNDVAVRTMEGMTEEVELLQGTIPDAVLMQENGLTFEVDLRNGQKTGGFLDQKENHLLLQAISKDTDVLDCFCYSGSWAAHAGFFGARSVLGLDISERAVALAGRNAALNGLSDRVSFEECDAFDRLRSLKLEGRSFGVVVMDPPAFVKNRKNLAEATKGYITINRRALELLEPGGYLISCSCSYHMGREPFREMLATAARQAKREVRLVTARSQAPDHPVLLNFPESEYLKCLVLQVV
- a CDS encoding sigma-70 family RNA polymerase sigma factor; amino-acid sequence: MSLDTPRQEPFLDAPGLDDEQEPPVDFVAAIEAEEDTTLEVDDLPALVEQIPLDDPVKIYLRDIQRTPLLNAEAEKELARRVEQGDKAARNQMIEANLRLVVKIAKRYLNRGLPFLDLIEEGNLGLMKAVERFSLEKECRFSTYATWWIRQSIERALVNQSRTIRLPVHVSDDISRMLKVSRQLSQELHREPSVQELADAMQIKPLHIRKLMILLRRTCSMDVPIGEGNDFFLVDTIEDTNAVSPADLLENIDRYELIAEHFDQLSENERTILGLRFGLDDRDPQTLDTIGQSFGVTRERIRQIEAKSLEKLKALAKSSK
- the surE gene encoding 5'/3'-nucleotidase SurE, which codes for MQIMVTNDDGIGAPGIKALADALAELGDVTVVAPDRERSATGHSLTLHAPLRVFELRQGWFAVDGTPTDCVNMGLHSLLPSPPDLVVSGINHGSNMGDDVTYSGTVAAAMEANLMGIPSLAVSLATYGATEYFPDAAKIALQVCRAMIRQGLPADTFLNLNIPNLPFAEIKTPLITRQGKRSFVGKIVDKIDPRGRKYYWIGSEEPSFIDDEGTDYNAVGKGHPSLTPLHLDLTNHRALEALKQWQLA
- a CDS encoding NAD(P)H-quinone oxidoreductase — its product is MKAVLMDGFGGVEVLKLGEAEKPVPAEGQVLVKVIATTINRPDLVQREGKYPPPPGDSEILGLEVAGTIEELGPGVEGWQVGQRVMSLVGGGACAEYAVAYASHLMPIPESMSFEEAACVCESYITAFSNLFMIGGLKDKNTVIIHGGGGGVNMAGVQLCKALVPETKIIVTSHPSKIERVKAMGVDLVVDFTTTPDFSEAVKEFTNKKGADVILDHVGAKYLAPNMASLGYAGRLVIIGIISGIKAELNLALMMVKRQQIIGSVLRSRPVKDKAAIVAEFTKTALPKFADRTIVPIIEKVFSIDEVVEAHRMMEEDKHFGKIVLKIQ
- a CDS encoding adenine phosphoribosyltransferase — translated: MEDLKLTIRDIPDFPKKGIIFKDITTLLQDAKSFTRMIDMIANRYIGQRIDKVVGVEARGFLIGAALAYRLGAGVVLVRKPGKLPSETFSKTYDLEYGTDTLEIHKDAIKPGEKILIADDLLATGGTMAAVVDMVTNMQGEIVECCFMTELTFLDGRKKLPEGKVYSLMQF
- a CDS encoding YkgJ family cysteine cluster protein translates to MPQPLKNYHRLLDKVDQLCEGITTLLGDALTCHAGCSSCCISISVFPVEAAALIEAAGQLPPEQYQQLKQQLSNPRDEDRCPLLLDDRCLLYQARPIICRTHGLPILITEETGRRVDVCPLNCTGMERIPGGALIDLERLNSLLVSVNVLYLREFGIKLPDRIPLASLGEMLP
- a CDS encoding protein-L-isoaspartate(D-aspartate) O-methyltransferase, yielding MVQEQIVGRGITTPRLLEVFQKVPRHLFVQEAMAVQAYSDGPLPIGEKQTISQPYIVALMTDLLELTGNDHVLEIGTGSGYQTAILASLVRRVWTIERIRPLAMQARKVLDTLHLLNVNIKVGDGTLGWPEEGPFDAILVTAGAPAVPETLAAQLAPGGRLVIPVGDESNQTLLRIRKAADGTLTQETGIGCRFVPLIGQQGWQLNS